In one Gracilinanus agilis isolate LMUSP501 chromosome 6, AgileGrace, whole genome shotgun sequence genomic region, the following are encoded:
- the NSD2 gene encoding histone-lysine N-methyltransferase NSD2 isoform X2 has product MNFSITRNSPSLTQKIVSQLKMKQVPEILGNTNGKTQNCEVNRECSVFLSKAQISTTLPEGVMQKFNGHEALPFIPADKLKDLTSRVFNGESGAQDAKLRFESQEIKGIGTPPHTTPIKNGSPEIKLKITKTYMNGKPLFESSICGDNGPDVSQSEENEQKLENKSRRNRKRSIKYDSLLEQGLVEAALVSKASSPSEKKILAKRESYPNINKEKDHLLKYNVGDLVWSKVSGYPWWPCMVSADPLLHSYTKLKGQKKSARQYHVQFFGDAPERAWIFEKSLVSFEGEEQFEKLCQESAKQAPTKAEKIKLLKPISGKLRAQWEMGIIQAKEAVSMTVEERKAKFTFVYVRDRLHLNPQVAKEAGIAVDPLEEIEESSDISEETAQNPKHKDLGVPIKRRRRSKLLSCTDNLESDSGPKNITPQRAAEQADSKRGLGSPVGRKKAAASTPRSRKGDSGSQFLVFCQKHRDEVVAEHPDASSEEIEELLESQWNMLNEKQKARYNTKFAIVTSPKSEEDSGNLHGKKRNHTKRTQHPTEDFEVQEPPRKRLRMDKHSNRKRETSNDKTTKTNSSKVTETSSSLKNQSATKNLSDACKPLKKRNRASAAESSTLAFSKSSSPSTSLTENELLLEPTSVKLDLSSAAMYCT; this is encoded by the exons ATGAACTTTAGTATTACAAGAAATTCTCCATCATTAACTCAGAAAATTGTAAGCCAGCTGAAAATGAAGCAGGTTCCAGAGATCCTTGGAAATACCAATGGGAAGACTCAGAATTGTGAAGTCAATCGGGAATGTTCAGTGTTCCTCAGCAAAGCCCAGATTTCTACTACTCTACCAGAGGGTGTCATGCAAAAATTTAATGGCCACGAAGCTCTACCTTTCATTCCAGCTGACAAATTGAAAGATCTGACCTCTCGTGTCTTCAATGGGGAGTCTGGTGCCCAAGATGCCAAACTGCGCTTTGAATCCCAGGAAATAAAGGGAATTGGAACACCTCCTCACACTACTCCTATTAAAAATGGCTCTCCTGAGATTAAACTGAAAATCACCAAAACTTACATGAATGGAAAGCCTCTCTTTGAATCTTCTATTTGTGGAGACAATGGTCCAGATGTGTCCCAGtcagaagaaaatgaacaaaaactagaaaacaagtcAAGAAGGAATAGGAAAAGGAGTATAAAGTATGATTCCTTACTTGAACAGGGCCTTGTTGAAGCAGCTTTGGTGTCTAAGGCTTCAAGTCCCTCAGAAAAAAAG atTCTGGCTAAGAGAGAGTCATATCCAAACATCAACAAAGAAAAAGATCATTTGTTGAAGTACAATGTTGGAGATTTGGTATGGTCAAAAGTTTCGGGTTATCCTTGGTGGCCATGTATGGTTTCAGCAGATCCTCTCCTTCACAGCTATACCAAACTAAAAG GACAGAAAAAAAGTGCTCGCCAATATCATGTACAGTTCTTTGGTGATGCTCCAGAAAGAGCTTGGATATTTGAGAAGAGCCTCGTATCATTTGAAGGAGAAGAGCAATTTGAAAAATTATGCCAGGAAAGTGCAAAACAGGCACCCACAAAAGCTGAGAAAATCAAG ctATTAAAACCTATTTCAGGGAAATTGAGGGCCCAATGGGAAATGGGTATTATTCAAGCAAAAGAAGCAGTGAGTATGACGGTAGAAGAGCGGAAAGCCAAGTTTACCTTCGTCTATGTTAGAGACCGACTTCATCTTAATCCTCAAGTAGCTAAGGAAGCTGGCATTGCTGTTGACCCgttagaagaaatagaagaatctTCAGATATAAGTGAAGAAACTGCTCAAAATCCAAAGCATAAAGATTTAGGTGTTCCTATCAAGAGAAGGAGGAGATCAAAATTGCTGTCTTGTACTGATAACCTGGAAAGTGATTCAGGGCCTAAAAACATTACTCCTCAAAGGGCAGCTGAACAGGCAGATTCAAAAAGAGGATTGGGCTCTCCTGTTGGTAGAAAGAAGGCTGCAGCATCTACTCCAAGAAGCAGAAAGGGAGATTCAGGGTCTCAGTTTTTGGTCTTCTGTCAGAAGCATCGAGATGAG GTAGTTGCTGAACATCCAGATGCTTCATCTGAAGAGATTGAAGAATTGCTTGAATCCCAGTGGAATATGCTTAATGAAAAGCAGAAAGCTCGTTATAACACAAAGTTTGCCATAGTGACCTCTCCTAAATCTGAAGAAGACTCTG GTAACttacatggaaaaaaaagaaaccatacaAAGAGGACACAGCACCCTACAGAAGATTTTGAAGTTCAGGAACCACCCAGGAAAAGACTCAGGATGGATAAGCACAGTAACCGGAAG AGGGAGACAAGCAATGACAAAACAACCAAAACAAACTCTTCAAAGGTCACAGAAACCTCCTCTTCTCTAAAGAACCAGTCAG cCACAAAAAATCTGTCTGATGCATGTAAACCACTGAAGAAGCGAAATCGGGCTTCAGCAGCAGAATCTTCAACTCTTGCATTTAGCAAAAGTTCATCTCCTTCAACTTCCTTAACTGagaatgag